tagaaattttgtataatttaattttatgttttttaaattagccCTCATGATTATTCCATgaaatattattcccattttttaagtgaaggaaaaactaaaattcagagaaattaagtaacttgtccaaagtcacaatACTATAATGTGACTGAGTTgcatttttaatccatttctttttgaaggCAAAGCCCACAATTTGCCTCAATAATAtcattcattataaataaatattaagttctGATGCCAtatgtttttttaagaattcctttcctttcttgagTTAAAAATTATCCTCAAATATACATACCTAGTTAACAAACTGAGATAATCAGGGTATAAGTAGAATATCTCTATGAAAACCTACAGACTTTGAGAGTAATTTCTGTGATTACTGCTTTTCCTTCATTATTCCTATTCATATTGGTTGGTGCTTTGATCTGACTGGGGATTCAAACTCCCCCTTTCTATATGGAAAAAaacaaggtaattttttttttcatacgaCTCAGGGAAACAGGATTCTGAACCAATTTTAGGAATACTTTGAGGCATTACTGAAGtaataatctgaaaaaaatctaatttagtTCTTCATGAGACTTTTTTGTATTCAGTCACCATGAAGTTCTGACATGACATTAGTTGTCAGCAAACACAGTCAGGAATGGAGGGaatcattccagaaaaaaaaaaaaaaaaaatagtggttgTTACAAAACAAACTGTTACTCAAGATACCACATTAAACCAAtatcttgttctcttctttgacaAATTGGCCTAACATATAAACCTAACACCAAGAAAAAGAGTGTcaagtgggagagaaagatagagaatTGGAAAACTGTGTACTAATGTAGTGGGTGCAAATTTCCTTGAATATATGTGTTCACAACTTTCTTTAAGGAGTTTTAATGTAAGAAGAGAGGATTTAGCACACAGAATTAAAGAATTCTCTCTCTTTAAGAAGAGAGAATGCAGAATGATAAAATGAATTTCCAATTATATTGTGGAACCATGAGCTTTTTCTACTTCTTCtgattattacaaaaataaagaaaacaatctctTCATCTTTAGTAGGCCTTtaacaattatttctttaaattggaCAATCTGGAGAATGctattgttcttttttcaaaatttatatgaATGGCAGAGGTGTCCTAAAACTCATTTccagttattttatttaacacaatAGCAAGTAGCTGTTTATAGAATACATTAATTTTCACCTGCAATGAATGGCACACTTGATTCAACAATTAGAAATCCATGATGGAGTAGAATTcattgaaaagaaaggaacaaatggGACTACAAGCTTGTGAGCGTAAGTTTCACGTGACCGGGTAAAAGAAACGTGGATAAGTAGTTAGGGAGGGAAGCTTGAAATGATGTTTTAGAGTCTTGGATATATTTTTCATCACTCTACCAAAAACATCATACAAGTAACTTACAGGTCAAAGAGTGTACACACGGTATTAATTACAGAGGGTTGTTCATTGAGAACAGTGACTTTTATGATTGAAACATCCATCATACGCTTGACTTGCCGTAAGTTTGTTTACAAAATACGTCATGCTGATGTCTGTTTCTCTTGTGAGTGCTCTTCAGCCTGTTTCCTCCAGTCTCTgagaaatagcaaaagaaatgttcatttcttgTGAATCTCACATGCTTTCTCAGTAACATCAGCACTCTCCATCTCAGCTGGAATTTGCCTTAAATAATCAACAGCAATATTTTTTGCTAAACAGTGAAGTGAGTGAAAAGAGAACTCAGGcatataaggggaaaaaagagcaagaaatttCACAGTATTATGATGCATTCTATACCAATAATCAAGAATTCTACATCTTGAAACTAAATATCCTATTAGAAAACTTCTCTCATGACACTAAATTGACACTTCACTATTTAATGAGAATACACAGAATGAGGGATATGATAATGGACTGGTTTGATTTATTGAGGAAAATTCAGCTTCACTTTAAAAtgcattatattattattgttattgttattcaggaaaagaatataaagagaTTTCATATGCTGTTTCTTCGTATACTCCAAGGTGTTGAcaaaataaagcttctataactGAATGTTCATgtagataaaaggaaaaatataaaactataatatgGGATAGAAAGCAGAAttccgagatgcccttcaacagatgactggataaagaagatgtggtccatatacacaatggaatattactcagccatcagaaagaacgatttctcaacatttggtgcaacatggacggcactggaggagataatgctaagtgaaataagtcaagcagagaaagacaattatcatatggtttctctcatctatggaacataagaactaggaagatcagtaggggaagaaagggataaagaaaggggggtaatcagaagggggaatgaagcatgagagactatggactctgagaaacaatctgagggcttcataggggagggggtgcaggaatgggatagactggtgatgggtagtaaggaagatatgtattgcatggtgcactgggtgttatacgcaactaatgaatcatggaactttacatcaaaaaccagggatgtactgtatggtgactaacataatataataagaaaatattattataagaaaaaaagaaaaaagaaagcagaattcaTGTATAAAGAGTAATACTAACATTTAAATAGAAGAAaccctgaaggaaaaaaatgttctgtaaaaCAATTTTAGATATAAATACATTGGTTTCCTTAGTCCATGAATATGTAGATCCAATCTACTAAATTGCTACCCTGCCTTCTCTCAACTCTGTACACTCTAAAGTCTGAGGACATCGTGTCGAAGAATTCATTAACTGTGGCTTCAGATGAGGCATAGGAGGTTGGAAAGAAGAATGTGAACCAGAGTGAAAACTTGGGAATTTTGTCACAATGTTAAAAACTGAACTTCAGTGACTTTCAAATTTCGGTCACATCCCCATTTGAGTGACCTTTCTCCAAACACGTCGTCTTTTCTATGTTATAGTACCAAGTAATAATACAGGGACTTAGATGacagaaatgaaatgagacaaTTGGTGGTTGGAAGAAGGACAAAGATTTTCCCAATGGGAAGGGAACCCTTCAGggaattaattttaagaatcGATAGGCAGCATTTCTACTCCAGTTATCAAACATTCAGAAAAACCAAGGTTATAAATTCCTGTTCTTCTCATGCCGGGTACATAatgtaaaaaatctttttagattCAGTTCCCAATCTGTGAAATAAGGATTTTATGAAGAAACATTCCATGTAAAACACAGAGTGTTGCAGATGgtaaaaacttactttaaaatgtattaccTACTTTTATTAAATTGTCTTAAAGATCtcctaaatattaaaataaattaaactaaattaaattagtTTACTTCCAGAGACAAATTCCAGCACTACCCATATGCAATCCCCCTTCTCTAACCcttctgtttgtgttttcttctctagtttacataagagaagaaaaaaatgagaaaccacACAGAACTACGAGAGTTTATCCTCCTGGGCTTGTCAGATGACCCACAGCTTCAGGGGGTGATCTTCGTCTTTCTCTTCATTACCTACACACTCAGCATCACGGGGAACCTGACCATTATCACCCTTACCCTGCTGGATCCTCACCTCCAGactcccatgtatttcttcctcagaAACTTCTCCTTGCTAGAGGTTTCATTCACAACTGTCAGCATACCCAAGCTCCTGGGCACCCTGATTACAGGAGATAAAACCATTTCCTTCAATGATTGCATggctcagttcttttttttcattctgttgggAGTCACTGAATTTTACCTCCTGGCTGCCATGTCCTATGACCGTTACATTGCCATCTGCAAACCTCTGCATTACATGACCATCATGAATCCCAGAGTCTGCATACTCCTTGTCTTTGCTTCTTGGCTGGCTTCATTCTTAATCATATTCCCATCACTCATGCTGTTCATACAGCTTGATTACTGTAAGTCCAATGTTATAGACCATTTTACCTGTGATTATTTCCCCTTACTACACCTTTCTTGTTCAGACACAAAATTCCTAGAGATAGTGGGGTTTTCCTGTGCTATGTTTACTTTAATGTTCACCTTGGTAATAATAATCCTGTCCTACGTATATATCATCAGAACGATTGTGAGGCTTCCTTCTGCTAGTCAGAGGACAAAGGCCTTTTCCACATGTTCATCCCACATGATTGTCATCTCCATCTCCTATGGCAGCTGCATTTTCATGTACATTAATCCAGCAGCAAAAGAGAGAGTGTCTCTGAGCAAGGGAGTTGCTGTGCTGAACACCTCAGTagcccccatgctgaacccctttaTTTACAGCCTAAGGAACCAGCAAGTCAAGCGAGCCTTCATGGACAGGGCAAGGAAGATTGTATTTTTctcaagcaaatgaaaaaaaaaaaagtgttgtcaTAAATTAGAGGCATGAtcaaaacaagtaaacaaaaaacagGGCCCCTCAAACGTCTATGAATATCCACATAGTCTCACTGgagttttatttcattgcttATATTTCCATTGCCAGCAGTATACTGAGGATATTTGaatatatgtttgttttctatttaaattccaatcCCTTTCTCATGCCTTGAGCTAGTCTTTCCACTCTGTAACTATGAGACTAGCCTCATTTCCTTCTTCTGAATATTTTTGAATTCaaatttttcacaataaaacttagaaaatcaaagaaaggcaaaaagaCACTCCAAGATCAAGGAGTTAAAACTGTTTTATGATTTCACCAGGAAACACTCTTTCATGGAATTCAGAAAATAATGTCATGTTAAAATTATTGTGAATTTACTATGCAAAAACTGTAAATGTAACTTAGTCTTATTGGAATATTACAGGCACTGTCCTCTCCATATGATAGCACACGTAGTAGCTATGTAAAAAATGtgtaactaaaaaaaataatgtaattactTTTTTTGAGAAGTCTCAAAGTATTTCTCAAATACCCAGTTTAAAACTTCCCGTGCCATataatttatcaatttaaaatacaattatgaaGACACACTTATTTAAGGGAAACTTGAGGTAGCCCCTCTTTCTAGCAACTCCATAATGAACATATAAGCCATATCAGTTCTTAAAAAAagcctgaaaaaataaatagtcCTAGATACCAGATATAAGTCCATTTACTGAGTCATAGTAGTGTATTTAAAAGCTTGATGTTAAACCGCACTTTTTGATAATCGATACCTAAGAGTTATACCTTTTCTGGCTATTTTGATATAATAGCTTACACATACAATTCGTTTAAGTGCAAGTGATGCAAAACCTTCTTTGTTTCATAATATACTTTGATcatagaaaaatgattttaacaaAATCAGTTACAAGCTCACTATCCTTGCGTTTATTCAGTGCTACCCTGCAGGTTCTATCCAGGACACTAGCAGGACAAGCACATTTAGTagcattggaaaggaagaaacaaataaatctttctttgcAAAGAACATGATTTTCCTCCTAAGGCCTTAGTGCATTTACACGAGATGGTTCTTGAACCCGACACACTCCTGTCCCAGATATCCACATGTCGCCTCAATAAGGCCTCCCCCAATGACACCACATAAAATTATAGTAGCTCCCCACTTCCAaggttttccagttttctcttcctttacaaAATAGTTGTTAATTTATAAAAGACCCTATAATTTACAAATCAATCATGCTCATTGCTTATTGTCTGTATTCTGGCACATCCCTCACCCCAGGAGAGAAGAGATCTCTTCAGACAAATGCTGTGGTCCCAGCAGCAGGGCGTAGGGCCTGCCCACACCCTTCCCGAGAGCCACTGGTGCTTGTGTCTTCCCAATTTTGCATTCAGAAAGCCCACATCAGTAGCTCGAAACCTGCCACGTGAGGACCTCACATCTTAGAACAGGATCAGCTCTTACACAtcagcccctcacctccaccctCTGAGACGCAGTTCTTAGACGTTTACCAGAAGTCACTAATCCTCCTCATTTAGACCTGCATCTGCCATGTAGTAGGTATTCGATAACTATTTtctgaatacataaataagttgAATAAGTTAGAATGGTTCCAGTGTCCTAGCAACCAGAGCACTGACTAAATATTTTACCCAACATACACACGTATAATAATGTATATAACACTGAGTTAGCTTTTAAAAGTGTTCAAGTAAAATGTGCATTCTATCATAACTAGACATTTTGTATGACaaagaaataattgaatattttCTAAGGCGTTTGGTGttcactttcctcttttattttacattagcCTTTTGACAACTATGCAAAAATCAACTTATTGGATGTGTATTGATTTTCATGAAGTTAATGAGAACACTTCTTGTTAAGGTTTGCATATGGAGCTTCCTAACGGTAGGTAATCCCATGATACAAATCCTCATGTTTTTCACACAGAAAAATTCTTGTAACTATTTGGGCTACACCTAGTAATATATGAGGTCCAATATTACCTGTCAGTCAATACACTTCTGGGATTAGAAATTCGACTTATAGGATAATAGCTCAATTAAATGATGGTAGTCAGTTAATAGGAGCCTAACCAGACATCTTGCGGAGGGGCTTACCTGTAAAGGGGGATAATATGTCATTGAAAAAAATACGTAATATGTACCGGAATTATTCAGTAATGTGATGCCAGATCTAGTTTTAGGGAAAGCCTTAAAATATTTGGATCCCTAAACCATGTGATTtcataaattctacttttttattttgaacatgtTACAGAAAACCATTATTTGTAATTAAAGTCCATCTTCCTCTCTCTGAAGCGAGTGAAACCTGGTAGATTGAACAATGTTTCATTGACCTAAAACATAGTCACTCATCAAACTCAGAATACATGGAGATAATTGACACATTATTAAAAAGCAGATGTCCTTCTAGCTTGTGGATAGGAAGGTAACAGATGTAATCAGTATCcatttaaagtaaattatttgGAGGCCTAGAGAAAAGCTAGAGAGCTGTTAGGAACTAGGAAGAAAACAGTAAAGGTAGACAGAGGGTGAAAGAGTGATCAAGGAGGAAAGAGACCATCCAGCATCTAGgtatttgagaaaagaaatggagaagaaacaTGTCTAATAGGATATTTTATGAAGTGCAGTGCTTCGTGAGATAGAAATTCATTCCTTTTCCTGGAAGTAAGTCACTAAAGATTGCATTGCTCACAAATACACAAGTGGTGGACACCAGACACTTTTAACTTCTCTCTGTCTCAGACTCTTTCTTTACCTGAATAATAATAGCACTGACCTCAGAGAGTTTTCTATTGTCTccttgtttgaaaaaaatgagataattttatAGTCAGTGCCTGGTAATCAATAAAAGctctgaataaaatatgaaaagaatcaCTATTTGGatacaaaactaaaggcaaaggAATAGAATTTTCATAAGGAGAAAATCAGTTCCACTATCTCTATGGAAATATCTTGGACAAATATTTTCAATGCCTATTTTAATGTGTGTCAGTTATAAATTCAACACAGTTCAGTTCTATGTATTGTCCTATGTGTGAGGCAGTGGTTCATTCATCCTTTCCCACTTCTTTCTTTTGTCCCACTTTCAAATACTCTCAACTTTCAATCTTGTAAATAATCTGCCCCCccgtaataataataataatctgcaCTGCTGGCATTTAATGCACCCGTGTTTTATGTCTGCATTTAtaactgtgaagaaaataaagataaattattaaatataagattatattacatatatgtgtacatatggcATCCATATATACTTCTATACTATATTATTCCTCTAGTAAAAAAAATGGCATCTTTCATTGAAGGAAATGTGGAAATAAGTTCAAAATATCCAATGCTAGGTTTCcagatacttattttatttatttataaatattctccaTACGAGAATATATCATGTGCACAAATATAAACAACTGTTTAATGGAAGTAAATAACATGGTGAAGAAAGTAGTCAAAAGGCAATAAAAGCCACATTAGGGAGGGCTTGGGAATGGCTTCCTTAAATTCAAAGGGCCAGTCTAGGTATAAACCTTCTCATCAGTCTTTAATAGGTTGTCCATTTCAGAAGTCGATCATATCATACTAGAAATCCATAGCagtgttttccatcttttcatcCTGGTAAAGAATTCTTCTCTAGGTTGCCAAAATTCAAGGGATATAAGCAGCATTGTCcccaatagctaaattgtggaaggagccgagatgcccttcaacagatgactggattaagaagatatggtccatatatacaatggaatattactcagccatcagaaagaacgattacacaacgcttgcaacaacatggacgggactgcaggagattatgctaagtgaaataagtcaagcagagaaagacaactatcatatggtttcactcatttatggaacataagaaataggaagaccggtaggagaaggaagggaagaatgaaggggggtagagaagggggaataaaccatgagagactgtgggctctgggaaacaaactgagggtattAAGAAGAGTGAAATTCTAAATCAAGCTTTTCACACACTCAGTATCACGTTGTTTGTATATTTGTCTATTTacctcattttgctttttataccttttcatcaatatttataaaaatgattcacCTGTATCTTTAATGATTCTTCTCCTTGGAACCCTATTTACTTTAGGAATTCCCCTGGGCCAACAAAAAGACACAGATAAAATAAGTCCAGTTCCATTGCTTTGGCATCCATAGAGAagaacatttcatattttctgtttttcaaagcagCATTTGCAGGAAAATATAGCAGTCCCCGAACCTACAGAAAATACTACTTACATTTTATAGAATTACAAAATATTGGTTTTAAATGTTTGcatgaatagaaagaaaaatgatttaataaataagTGTTTTGTATTATATGAAAAGAGCCAAATGGAAGAGTACTAGTCAACTCAGGCGTAACTGAATTTGTACTAGGAGTCTGAGTGAGAGATGAAAAGCAAGAATGAGTTGTAATATAATAAAGTGTTGTCAGAATTTCATAGTATCAGGAATGAAGGACATTGTGAGTCAAAGAGAAGTATAATCCCAAAGAACCATGAAAAAGTTAAATCAACACAATTGTTTTGAGAGCACAATAGAAACCAAATATTTTGCTAACTTGATTTATCAGCTCTGAAATTGTGTAAATGTTTAAGCAAATCAGATGATAACATTTGAGACTAAATCATCAAGAAGAATCAGgaagtaagtaaatattttattcttcagtataatatatgtatcttcattttattcaaacgttttaaaaaatcatgttcatATGTACATTTATGGGTTTACAACcctttcaatattaaaaattaaataattgctTACTACCAATAGACTATTAATGAAATCCTAAAGCaggaacacagaaataaatcttGAATTGTTCGTTTTTTTCTAATGTGAAATTGTATTCTGTTACAGAGACAGGATTATTTATTAAGTTCCCTATTGGAAAGAATATCTGCTTCCCAGTTAATGCTATTTTGACCAACTACTTGTTCATTTTCCATAGCAgtattgtaagaaaaaaagaaaagagaaggaaaggattgTGCATTGTATGAATTAAACTATTTCTAGGCAATTATTTAATTTAGGAATAGAAGGttactttcttgtctttctggCCTTTTTATCagttaagcaaaaaaaaaaaaaaaaaaagataagagagtGATAGCATCAACCAACCCTTAGGAAATTAATTTATGAGAGAATGCCAACAAGACATTCCCATAGAGAAACATGCACATTCTACAGTGAGATGATTACTGTGGTGGCTTCCTAAACTATGTAGGTCTCCAGATATATAATGTGGAGGTAGGCCTAAATAACCCCAGTGAGATTTCAAATGCTATATTTAAATTATCCATAATCCAGATTAGTTTTTATAacattgagaaaaaagaaaaatatcaattagaatattttcatgtttttataaaagGACCTAATATTCTAATGAATAATTAATATCTTAAAGAAACATTAGAATAAATAGCTTCTGCTTAAATGTTAgcacaagttttttgttttgttttgttttttaacccatGGCCCACAACAGTGTATTTTCAACAGAAAGAAATCAGTATTTAACTtcaaataatatgtattatttgaaTGTGAGGTCCAAAAGAAATTGGAGAGAGTTGTTGaaggaaaacattt
The window above is part of the Ursus arctos isolate Adak ecotype North America unplaced genomic scaffold, UrsArc2.0 scaffold_26, whole genome shotgun sequence genome. Proteins encoded here:
- the LOC125282295 gene encoding olfactory receptor 6C1-like; its protein translation is MRNHTELREFILLGLSDDPQLQGVIFVFLFITYTLSITGNLTIITLTLLDPHLQTPMYFFLRNFSLLEVSFTTVSIPKLLGTLITGDKTISFNDCMAQFFFFILLGVTEFYLLAAMSYDRYIAICKPLHYMTIMNPRVCILLVFASWLASFLIIFPSLMLFIQLDYCKSNVIDHFTCDYFPLLHLSCSDTKFLEIVGFSCAMFTLMFTLVIIILSYVYIIRTIVRLPSASQRTKAFSTCSSHMIVISISYGSCIFMYINPAAKERVSLSKGVAVLNTSVAPMLNPFIYSLRNQQVKRAFMDRARKIVFFSSK